The nucleotide window CTCTCTGGGTAAATTAGCTCTGGCCCACCAGTAATCTCACCTACATATCAGTGCACTTGTGGTTAGGTTTGCTTCAGTGGACTGCagtttttgaaataataaaggTACTTTGGTATCACAGGAGTTTGGCCCAGTGATTATATGTGGCAGTGTTGTCATGACTAAGTTGGTAATGGTCACTCCTTATAGAGAATGGAATGTCTCTGTTACGCTTACAAAACAGAGATTaccaagtggaaaaaaatgactaGTTACAACCACAGAATTAACAAATACAGTGCACAGAGAACGCAGCAAAAAACAGCAACCGACAGTACACAAATTACATCCAACTAAAATGCAACGGTCTGAAGTTCTTTTAGTAGAGAGTAGTAAACAGATATCCACTCTACTCAAAACAGATTGACCTTAAATTCAGGGGGTAAACCTTTCTTGGCCACAGATGGACGAGGACAGGTGGGGGGGTTGGAAAAGCAAAATGATATCAGTGTGCGCACATATAAGTGTTACACCTATCTTAGCTATAGACACTTTGACTTTTATTATATTCAGAAGTCTTGTTGCTCTGGGAAAGATTTGGGAAGTAAGGTAGGAGGGGATCAACCACAGAGTATTTGCTGGGATTTTTCGGGAGTGTTTAAGGTTTTAAAGGAGAGCTCTTCACAGAGTGAGCTCTTTCTGCACGCCCCAAAGGGTCTCGGCGCTCTTCACCAGCTGTGTCTCCTCCTCAGGTTTCAGCGTCATGTGAATGACATCGGTCAGGCCACTGTTGCCCAGAACACACGGGATGCTCAGGAAAACCTCATCCTTCACACCATGCATTCCCTATCCAAGGGGAAGTAAAAGGAATCAGCTGTTAGGAGAACAATTCCATTTTTACTGACAATTGAAATGCACTTCTTGGTTTCGTTCATACCTGGACAAGTGTGGACACAGGGTGAACTTTGTGCAGGTTCTTCATAATGCTCTCCACTAAATCAGCCACAGACATGCCAATAGCCCAGGAGGTGTAGCCCTTCAGCTTGATGACCTCATAAGCCCTGCAATGTTCAGATACGAAGATCATTATGGCAACAACTTCAAACATCCTGAACTGATCAAGATTCAGACACTTCCACCTTTTTCCTCATGGAAAATAAATCCCTGCATCATCACAGAAACCCAGTTTTGAAAATTCAGGATTACTACCACATGCTGGCTGGTCTTTCCCAGTTGGTACCTCTTGTTGAGAAACATTGGGAAAATGTACCCTTCTTTGTTCCAAGACTCGAGTCTTTCAACACATCTGATACCTTGACATTTATGATAAGGTAACCTATTGTGTTCTACATGGCTACTCCAAGATAAGTCACATTTGGTGTTTGACAAAATAATGGCACAATGTCAGATGGAGCAATAGAGTAAACTTCTGCATCATGGACCAGCCAGAAAAGTGGCAATGCAAAGTCATGAAACACAATGTAGATTGTTGGGCCTTCATAGTTTGGTTAAATTGATTtaactacttttaatttaaaggtTTAAGCTGGCACCAATCTTTACCATTACGTTATTTAAAAGCTCTAAAAACAATCTCAATCCAATGAATAACAGTCTGTGAGTAGGACTACATCACACTTACCCATCAACCACCTTCTTATGCACGTCCTTCCAGTTCTCGCTGTCACCATCTGCACCCATCTTTGGGTTGAGATTTTGCAGAGAAACTCCAGCAATATTCACACCACTCCACACAGCCACTGTAGAAGCAACATTTAGACTGTTACATTCTGGCAGATATGTCctaaaacacagtaaaatatatataaagacaaAAGGCTCAATGCTCCTTAAACTCTCACACAGTCTAAAACTACAATTACAAGCTTGAACGCAATTTATTGCGGCCTGTTCAGAAAGGATACAATTTTTTGTACAAATGAAAACACGTTCACGTCCCTCCACTCCCATTGCTGATATCCCAATTAAATCCAGTGCCGTTGCTTTCAcaagtcacctaattagtaatCAGGTCTACCGGTGGGTAATTTAAGATTGGTCTAACGACAGCTGTTCTTCAAAGGCCTCGTGATTTTCATGGACAGAGTTGATGGGGAAAatggatgaagctaaatacagAGGAATTCCGGAAGAAaggtccagtcaaagtacagacctaAATGCAATTGAGTAATAAGACTAGAAAAATTCAATATGAAGAGTTTTCTTGAAAAAGGCCTGGCAAAATCTCAGTCTTAACCTGAAAATCTGGTAGAGATACTCCAAAATACTTGAAGCTGTAATGCACAGTTTTCAAATTTGCATTTCTTCtaaactgtgaaaacaatctCTCCCTTTCCtaccactttacaattatgtgcAATGGTTTATTTTCTACAACATAAGATCCCGTCACACTGATTGTTGATCCCATAAGATTGTTAACATGTAAAATAGTTCAATAGGTGTTGTTGTTAGTGTGTATGTCAATGTCTGAACTCAAGatagatatatacatatatatataaaaaaagaaaactacagagGAAACTTAgaaggtgatttatttttagaaagacTTGCATACCACTGGAGTCTCCATGCTCTCCGATGATCCAGCCATGGCAGCTTGCAGGGTGGAGGTGGAACTTCTCTCCCATGAGGTGGCGGAAACGGGCGCTGTCCAGGTTAGTGCCAGAGCCAATGACGCGGTGACGTGGGAAACCACTCAGCTTCCATGCCACGTAGGTCAGGATGTCGActgcaaaagtacaaaatacaTGATGAGCACATAAGCCAGTGTTTTTCCAGCGAGGATACACCTAATCTCACGATCATCTGACCAACCTGGGTTTGACACCACCAGCAGGATGCAATTGGGGCTGTATTTCACAATGTTGGGGATGAtgaacttaaaaatgttaacgTTACGCTGCACCAGATTAAGGCGGCTCTCGCCCTCCTGCTGGCGGGCCCCTGCAGTCACCACCACCACCTTGGAGTTGGCGGTCACACTGTAGTCTGACAAAACGACAGAAAGAGCATTATGTGGTTTGCTGTTTAGAGCTCTCCTGGCAGACTTAATATTAATATCTCTCACCTTTGTCGGCCACAATCTTGTGCGTCTTGAGGAAGAGGGCTCCGTGCTGGAGGTCCATGGCTTCACCCTTCAACTTGTCCTCCATTACGTCAACCAGGGCCAGCTCATCACACAGATCCTGAGTTTACACATGCGGGTCAAGCTTTTTGTTCTGTCACAGCTACAAAGAGCTTGCTCAAATTGACCAATTTGTGATCGTCAGTATCATCGTTTGTGTGTTGTTCAAAAACTTCCGACATTTGTTCCCACATCTAGCTACGTTACAGTCCCAATCCTCACTGTAATCCAATTTTAGCTTTCTTCTTGTCACTCTACCAGCTTCAAAGACCATGCAATCAATAGTTCTCCTGTTGACTGTTTCCTCTGCCTAAGCTGTGGATGACTGCAGCTTTACGTACTTAAAATGCATATGTATTTAGGATTATTAAAACAAAGGggactaaataaaaatgcacaccacacatttcagattttcaaatgaCATTGAATAGACAATGGATGACTAATGACAGGCTTTTTCTGTCATCCACTTAATTCTTCTCCTGATTGGGTGCCCTGTTGCAGAAAAATACAGATGAAATGAAATACCTCTGCAGCTGCaatgtcacaaaatgttgtACCACACTGGTTCTAATTTTCAGCCTGCACCAATTTATGACAGTAGTATTTTCTTTACAGTGCAAGCTGCTACTTTCTTGGTGTGTTTCTAACTCTCAGTGTTTGCAAAACTCTTAGAAAACTTCATCTGGAGCTGCTCATACACACCTTGAGCAGTACGCTGACGGCGGATGCCATGCCCACCATGCCGACTCCGACCACTGTCACCTTGTTCCTGCAGCCAACAGGCTCCTCCTTCATCACATGGCTGATGAGCTTTTCCTGAGTGGACATCTgtggaaataaattacatagGGAAGGAAGTTGGCAGAAGGAAAGCAACTGAAGCACTAGTATTAAGAGTCTGAGGCTTTTACCAGTGGAGTTACACCACAGACTACGTGACTTATTTCACATCCCCTCTCCAGCAGGCTGAGTGAAACCAGGATTTCATTATTAGGTCATCACTGCTAAAAGTGTGCCATTTCTGTAAGCACAAACCCTCTCGTGTCTCATCCCCATACCATGATACAGATGGGGCTCTTCAGAGCCTCTGTTCTCCTCAGTGATAGCCAATGCCCAGGGAATTCACCGCAGCAGGGACCTTCCCCTCCCCACATCACACACGGCTTCTTGCTTCCTGATTGGCCAGGCAAAGCTGAGTGTTCCCACTAGCAGATGTTTACGTCACCGTCATGACGAGGCTGGTTTTCTGCTGTAGTGTGAAGGCAAGCACGTAGTGGGGTCTCCTGGCAGGCTCACCTCATGCTAAGGGTTTTTAGTTCTAGGTGTTGCGACTCTTC belongs to Gambusia affinis linkage group LG08, SWU_Gaff_1.0, whole genome shotgun sequence and includes:
- the ldha gene encoding L-lactate dehydrogenase A chain, yielding MSTQEKLISHVMKEEPVGCRNKVTVVGVGMVGMASAVSVLLKDLCDELALVDVMEDKLKGEAMDLQHGALFLKTHKIVADKDYSVTANSKVVVVTAGARQQEGESRLNLVQRNVNIFKFIIPNIVKYSPNCILLVVSNPVDILTYVAWKLSGFPRHRVIGSGTNLDSARFRHLMGEKFHLHPASCHGWIIGEHGDSSVAVWSGVNIAGVSLQNLNPKMGADGDSENWKDVHKKVVDGAYEVIKLKGYTSWAIGMSVADLVESIMKNLHKVHPVSTLVQGMHGVKDEVFLSIPCVLGNSGLTDVIHMTLKPEEETQLVKSAETLWGVQKELTL